A window of Microcystis aeruginosa FD4 contains these coding sequences:
- a CDS encoding protein kinase domain-containing protein codes for MSFCINPHCPKPKSITESRYCQSCGSDLLLNGKYRVTNLLSAKGGFGNTYEVIDEHKIPKVLKVLTYDSSKAVDLFQQEANLLKQLNYPGIPKGENYFIYHPRESQTALHCLVMEKIAGIDLEEYQKQRGFKPIDYHLALDWLTQLANILHEVHKHKFYHRDIKPSNIILKPDGQLVLIDFGAARQVTQTVLAGGKNTGIYTPGYAPPEQSLGHSVPQSDFYALGKTFVFLLTGKEPSDPKIYNINNNEFNWRKYAPNIPARLADFIDNLMAEKPIDRPKNTKTLLKIITDIKANPHQTKNTKNSSPEKTKVIPIPNPALISLLAAISPSYAGFWLRFKASLIDSFIVLIIAALLGGYICFRLQQWSTFQDLNLNFYIAKEIWVYYAAALSAAGTTIIGFALFIAAIIYNIQAKLNFTHEHIAILTALGLGIVIKWLYYVFLEYIFKATIGKMFFDLSVTDSEGRRISFARANRRYLLKFLSTAPLYLGFLLAAWTKKKRALHDMISGTQIRKKQ; via the coding sequence ATGAGTTTTTGTATTAATCCTCATTGTCCTAAACCGAAAAGTATCACGGAGAGTCGTTACTGTCAATCCTGTGGTTCCGACTTGCTTTTAAATGGTAAATATCGAGTCACAAATTTATTGAGTGCCAAAGGTGGATTTGGTAATACCTATGAAGTGATAGATGAACATAAAATACCCAAAGTATTAAAAGTTCTTACCTACGATTCCAGCAAAGCTGTTGATTTATTTCAACAGGAAGCTAATCTTTTAAAACAATTAAATTACCCCGGTATTCCCAAAGGAGAAAACTATTTTATTTATCATCCCCGGGAGAGTCAAACTGCTTTACACTGTTTAGTTATGGAGAAAATTGCTGGTATTGACTTAGAAGAATACCAAAAACAAAGAGGATTTAAACCGATTGATTATCATCTCGCTTTGGATTGGTTAACTCAGTTAGCTAATATTCTCCACGAAGTTCATAAACATAAATTCTATCATCGCGATATCAAACCCTCTAATATTATCTTAAAACCCGATGGTCAATTAGTTTTAATTGATTTTGGGGCAGCGCGACAAGTCACTCAAACCGTCCTTGCAGGAGGTAAAAATACGGGAATTTATACCCCAGGATATGCTCCTCCTGAACAATCTCTTGGTCACTCAGTCCCCCAATCAGACTTTTATGCTTTGGGCAAAACTTTCGTCTTTTTGTTAACTGGTAAAGAACCCAGTGATCCGAAAATTTATAATATTAATAACAATGAATTTAATTGGCGTAAATATGCGCCAAATATCCCTGCTCGATTAGCAGATTTTATCGATAATTTAATGGCAGAAAAACCAATTGATCGACCTAAAAATACTAAAACTTTGCTCAAAATTATTACTGATATTAAAGCTAATCCCCATCAGACTAAAAACACTAAAAATTCTTCTCCTGAAAAAACTAAAGTTATTCCTATTCCCAACCCTGCACTTATTTCTTTACTCGCTGCAATTTCTCCCAGTTATGCTGGGTTTTGGCTCCGTTTCAAAGCTTCTTTAATTGATTCTTTTATCGTTCTTATTATCGCCGCTTTATTAGGTGGTTATATCTGTTTTCGCTTACAACAATGGTCAACTTTTCAAGATTTAAATCTTAACTTTTATATAGCCAAAGAAATCTGGGTTTACTATGCGGCAGCATTAAGTGCAGCTGGAACAACAATTATCGGTTTTGCTTTATTTATAGCGGCAATTATCTATAATATTCAAGCCAAACTTAACTTTACTCACGAACATATTGCTATCCTGACTGCTCTTGGTTTAGGAATAGTTATTAAATGGTTATATTATGTTTTCTTAGAATATATTTTTAAAGCCACCATTGGTAAAATGTTTTTTGATTTATCTGTCACCGATAGCGAAGGAAGACGCATATCTTTTGCAAGAGCCAATCGCCGCTACTTACTAAAATTTCTCTCCACTGCTCCCTTATATTTGGGCTTTTTACTGGCAGCATGGACAAAGAAAAAACGCGCCCTTCATGACATGATTTCTGGTACACAAATCCGCAAGAAACAGTAA
- a CDS encoding MFS transporter has translation MQLFDSETSDATSSASPTPVFNSSDSSPRQSDTETMNRLPKRAPKSNPSQGFTPVLKNPRFLILWAGGIFSQLADKFYLVLMISLIATHYQEADQSISGWVSAIMIANTIPAVLVGSVAGVYVDRWLKKQVLVISNLLRGAFVLVIPLLLWLVREQTLAVPLGWLPDGLRNWHYRLQGEFNLPFGFFLLLVITFLVSTLTQFFAPAEQSTLPLVVKRRHLLPANSLNTLTTMAVLIIGFAIGEPLLAFADSIFGTRAGQFDIGKVMIVGSFYIIAGLILIILRTSEKYVIPTAEQPHVWEDIRDGIRYLNKNYKVRNALIQLVILFCIFAALSVLAVSMAEKLPGLKASQFGFLLASCGAGMAVSAITLGYWGQKFSHTQLSLWGSLGMAAALIGLSLATKSLILAFAMTALLGIFAALVGVPMQTTLQADTPPEMRGKVFGLENNAVNIALSLPLAVAGIAETQFGLRPVLLALAVMAVIGGGFTWYVSRNLSKD, from the coding sequence ATGCAACTGTTTGACTCAGAAACTAGCGACGCTACGTCTAGTGCCTCCCCCACTCCTGTTTTTAATTCTTCCGATTCCTCACCGAGGCAATCCGACACAGAAACCATGAACCGCTTGCCTAAACGTGCGCCCAAATCCAATCCTAGTCAGGGTTTTACCCCAGTGCTAAAAAACCCGCGCTTTCTCATTCTCTGGGCGGGGGGAATTTTTTCCCAATTAGCGGATAAATTCTATTTAGTCCTGATGATCTCCCTAATTGCCACCCATTACCAAGAAGCCGATCAATCGATTAGCGGCTGGGTATCGGCGATAATGATTGCTAATACAATTCCGGCGGTGTTAGTGGGTTCGGTGGCGGGTGTATATGTTGATAGATGGTTAAAAAAACAAGTTTTAGTTATTTCTAACCTTTTACGCGGGGCTTTTGTCCTCGTCATTCCTCTATTATTATGGTTAGTGCGCGAGCAAACTTTAGCCGTTCCCCTCGGTTGGTTGCCTGACGGTTTAAGAAATTGGCATTACCGGCTACAGGGAGAATTTAACTTACCCTTCGGTTTTTTCCTATTGTTAGTCATTACTTTTCTTGTCTCCACCTTAACCCAATTTTTTGCCCCTGCCGAACAATCTACCCTGCCATTGGTGGTAAAACGTCGTCATCTTCTGCCCGCAAATTCCCTCAACACTTTAACCACCATGGCAGTATTAATTATCGGTTTTGCCATCGGTGAACCTCTATTAGCTTTTGCTGATAGCATTTTCGGCACGAGAGCCGGACAATTTGATATTGGCAAAGTGATGATTGTCGGTAGTTTTTATATAATTGCCGGTTTAATTCTAATTATCTTGCGAACTAGCGAAAAATATGTTATCCCTACCGCAGAACAGCCCCATGTTTGGGAGGATATCCGCGACGGCATTCGTTACCTCAACAAAAATTATAAAGTTCGTAACGCCCTGATTCAATTAGTCATCTTATTCTGTATTTTTGCTGCTCTATCGGTATTAGCCGTCAGTATGGCGGAAAAACTACCCGGGTTAAAAGCTTCTCAATTCGGCTTTTTATTAGCCTCCTGTGGTGCAGGAATGGCAGTTAGTGCGATTACCTTGGGTTATTGGGGTCAAAAATTCTCCCACACCCAATTAAGTCTCTGGGGTTCCCTGGGTATGGCGGCAGCTTTAATCGGTTTATCTCTAGCAACAAAGAGTTTAATTTTAGCCTTCGCTATGACCGCTTTATTAGGGATTTTTGCCGCTTTAGTCGGGGTTCCCATGCAAACTACCCTACAGGCAGATACACCCCCCGAAATGCGCGGTAAAGTCTTTGGTTTAGAAAATAATGCCGTTAATATTGCCCTCTCTTTACCCCTAGCTGTCGCGGGTATCGCCGAAACTCAATTCGGACTCCGACCGGTATTATTAGCTTTAGCAGTTATGGCAGTTATCGGCGGTGGTTTTACTTGGTATGTTTCTCGCAATTTATCTAAAGATTAG
- the era gene encoding GTPase Era has translation MNDFINSQAVNLDSAVIPIAPTGFKSGFIGIIGRPNVGKSTLMNQLVGQKIAITSPIAQTTRNRLRGIVTSECSQMIFVDTPGIHKPHHELGKVLVKNAENAINSVDLVLFVVDSSNFLGSGDRYIADLLTKNQTPTILGLNKADQQPEDLQPLDDSYRTLAAENNWSLLKFSALEGTGIEALQNLLIDSLEVGPYYYPPDLVTDQPERFIMGELIREQILLQTRQEIPHSVAVVIERVEETPALTKVFAAINVERASQKGIVIGKNGSMLKAIGSSARSAIQKLIAGEVYLKLFVKVEPKWRQSRSLLAEFGYRTEE, from the coding sequence ATGAACGATTTTATCAACTCTCAAGCCGTTAATCTGGATTCGGCAGTAATTCCCATCGCACCGACTGGTTTTAAATCGGGTTTTATTGGCATTATTGGTCGTCCTAATGTGGGCAAATCTACCCTGATGAATCAATTAGTGGGACAAAAAATCGCCATTACTTCTCCCATCGCTCAAACTACCCGCAACCGTTTACGCGGCATTGTCACCAGCGAGTGCTCCCAGATGATTTTTGTCGATACCCCCGGCATTCACAAGCCCCATCACGAATTAGGCAAAGTTTTAGTTAAAAATGCTGAAAACGCCATAAATTCTGTAGATTTAGTTTTATTTGTTGTCGATAGTAGCAATTTTTTGGGCAGTGGCGATCGCTATATTGCCGATTTACTGACTAAAAACCAAACTCCCACGATTTTAGGGCTAAATAAAGCCGATCAGCAACCGGAAGACCTGCAACCTCTCGACGATAGTTATCGTACCTTGGCGGCGGAAAATAACTGGTCTCTGCTCAAATTTTCGGCACTGGAGGGGACGGGAATCGAAGCATTGCAAAATCTGTTAATTGATTCCCTCGAAGTCGGTCCCTATTACTATCCCCCCGATTTAGTCACCGATCAACCGGAAAGGTTTATTATGGGCGAATTAATCCGTGAACAGATTTTACTGCAAACCCGTCAGGAAATTCCCCATTCTGTGGCGGTGGTGATTGAACGCGTCGAGGAAACTCCCGCTTTAACCAAGGTTTTTGCCGCCATTAACGTGGAACGAGCTTCCCAAAAAGGGATCGTCATCGGTAAAAATGGCAGTATGTTAAAAGCGATCGGCTCTTCCGCTCGATCGGCTATTCAAAAGTTAATCGCTGGGGAGGTATATTTAAAATTATTTGTGAAGGTAGAACCGAAATGGCGACAATCTCGCTCACTTTTAGCAGAATTTGGCTATCGCACCGAGGAGTGA
- the trhO gene encoding oxygen-dependent tRNA uridine(34) hydroxylase TrhO, whose protein sequence is MSYLVATFYQFVALSDYRQKQPEIQKYCQERGIKGTILLAAEGINATIAGNRQAIAEVISWLKTDTRLANLEVKESVCDYLPFQRLKIRLKQEIVTFGQPKANPLEKTGIHLKAEQWNQLLKEPDVVVIDTRNNYEVAIGTFAGALNPEIQHFRQFPEYIHDNFDSINDKKIALFCTGGIRCEKAAAFLLNQGFSQVYQLEGGILKYLEEVSPDQSLWQGECFVFDQRVAITANLEVGHYEMCPACGHPIDEKDKQSPNYRAGISCPYCS, encoded by the coding sequence ATGTCTTATCTAGTCGCCACTTTTTACCAGTTTGTGGCTTTGTCAGATTATCGTCAAAAACAGCCAGAAATACAAAAATACTGCCAAGAAAGAGGAATTAAAGGAACTATTCTTCTGGCAGCCGAGGGGATTAACGCAACGATCGCCGGAAACCGTCAAGCGATCGCAGAGGTGATTAGTTGGTTAAAAACCGATACTCGTTTAGCGAATCTAGAGGTGAAAGAGTCTGTTTGCGATTATTTGCCCTTTCAACGCTTAAAAATTCGCTTAAAACAGGAAATTGTGACTTTTGGTCAACCCAAGGCTAATCCTCTCGAAAAAACAGGAATTCATCTCAAAGCTGAACAGTGGAATCAATTGCTGAAAGAGCCGGATGTGGTAGTTATCGATACTCGTAATAATTATGAAGTGGCGATCGGTACTTTTGCGGGAGCGCTTAACCCGGAAATCCAGCATTTTCGCCAATTTCCTGAGTATATTCACGACAATTTTGATAGTATTAACGATAAAAAAATAGCTCTTTTTTGTACGGGGGGAATTCGCTGTGAAAAGGCGGCAGCTTTTTTATTAAATCAAGGCTTTTCTCAAGTTTATCAGCTAGAGGGAGGTATTTTGAAATACTTAGAAGAAGTTAGTCCAGATCAGAGTCTTTGGCAAGGAGAATGTTTCGTTTTCGATCAAAGAGTGGCAATAACAGCTAATTTAGAGGTAGGACATTATGAAATGTGTCCCGCTTGCGGTCATCCCATCGATGAAAAAGATAAACAGTCCCCCAATTACCGAGCAGGAATATCTTGTCCCTATTGTAGTTAA
- the recO gene encoding DNA repair protein RecO has translation MMSRTYQATGINLQGMAFGEADRLLTILTAEYGLIRAIAPGARKYKSSLRGRSELFVVNNLLIVAGKSLDKVVQAETIESYPKLSQNLAKLTVSQYLCELVLAIALSEQPQRELYELICSHLARIEVLDENEYILPYLCQAIFHFLIIAGLVPQVHNCLLTGKALIGDNCLGFSFEAGGIIDLAALTETINPPKIDSKLTLQEMQLLQCLGKTDFPPEEHLTSELAWINLDRLLRRYTQYHLGKTFRSSALVEGLSPLEF, from the coding sequence ATGATGTCTCGTACCTATCAAGCTACTGGAATCAATCTGCAAGGAATGGCCTTCGGAGAGGCCGATCGCCTCTTAACTATTTTGACCGCCGAATATGGTTTAATTAGAGCCATCGCTCCCGGTGCGCGCAAGTATAAATCTTCCCTCCGGGGGAGAAGTGAACTATTTGTGGTCAATAATCTATTGATAGTCGCAGGAAAATCCCTAGATAAGGTCGTTCAAGCTGAAACTATCGAATCTTACCCCAAATTAAGTCAAAATCTCGCCAAACTCACCGTTAGTCAATACCTCTGTGAACTGGTTTTGGCGATCGCCCTGAGCGAACAACCCCAGAGGGAATTATACGAATTAATCTGCAGCCATCTGGCCAGAATTGAAGTCCTCGACGAGAATGAATACATACTTCCCTACCTTTGTCAAGCAATTTTTCATTTCTTAATAATTGCCGGCTTAGTGCCGCAAGTCCATAACTGCCTGTTGACGGGAAAAGCTTTAATTGGGGACAATTGCCTAGGATTTAGTTTCGAGGCAGGGGGAATAATAGATCTAGCTGCCCTAACAGAAACAATCAACCCGCCCAAAATCGATAGTAAACTGACGTTGCAAGAAATGCAATTACTGCAATGCCTAGGAAAAACCGATTTTCCCCCAGAAGAACACCTTACCTCAGAACTAGCTTGGATTAACCTCGATCGCCTGCTGCGCCGCTATACTCAATATCATCTGGGAAAAACTTTTCGCTCCTCGGCATTAGTTGAGGGTTTATCTCCCTTAGAATTTTAA
- a CDS encoding shikimate 5-dehydrogenase — MTQTSETVTYSLESVLKEIKDSIKEVNQKIDSLQRDVNQKFDSLQRDVNQKFDSLQRDMDQKFDSLQKDVNDLKVEVTEIKGDIKTLDQKFETMDKRLEKVEDSYAILVKDIADLKGFKSLIIPMVVAFLSAVVTLGLRGFFLGNKP, encoded by the coding sequence ATGACACAAACTAGCGAAACCGTTACCTATTCCCTTGAATCCGTCCTCAAAGAAATTAAAGATAGCATTAAAGAGGTTAATCAGAAAATTGACTCTCTCCAAAGAGATGTTAATCAAAAATTTGACAGTCTCCAAAGAGATGTTAATCAAAAATTTGACAGTCTCCAAAGAGATATGGATCAAAAATTTGACAGTCTCCAAAAAGATGTTAATGATTTAAAGGTGGAAGTCACAGAAATCAAAGGAGATATTAAAACTCTTGATCAGAAATTTGAAACAATGGATAAACGACTGGAAAAAGTCGAAGATAGTTATGCAATCCTAGTTAAAGATATTGCGGACTTGAAAGGGTTTAAATCTCTGATCATCCCCATGGTTGTGGCTTTTTTAAGTGCCGTGGTAACTTTGGGATTGCGCGGCTTTTTTCTTGGCAACAAACCTTAA